From a region of the Bacillota bacterium genome:
- a CDS encoding fructose-bisphosphatase class III, which produces MENILFVVSDIHGHFNELIVSLKNAGYDLNNPHHKLLVLGDLFDRGTQSKEVLEYLYSLSLDKKVEIIIGNHDLFLIDFLENQFQKTIFNIIHNGFLNTLESLSELELEMDFKKEEISELIRNKFPYLLNWLKSFPYFIEMNDYIFVHGGINGSMKNWRDTSLRDFVWSYEHELKSIPNKIVVAGHHRTASIRRPYESFAHLIDTNPEMFDILYEKGKILIDGFVEVSKKINVLIIEF; this is translated from the coding sequence GATATCCATGGACATTTCAATGAATTGATTGTTTCTCTTAAAAATGCTGGGTATGACTTAAATAATCCACATCATAAATTACTGGTTCTTGGAGATCTTTTTGACCGAGGAACTCAATCAAAAGAAGTTCTTGAATATCTTTATAGCTTAAGTCTAGATAAAAAAGTTGAGATTATTATTGGAAATCATGATTTGTTTTTAATTGATTTTTTAGAAAATCAATTTCAAAAAACAATCTTTAACATTATTCATAATGGTTTTCTAAATACCCTAGAAAGTTTATCTGAATTGGAATTGGAAATGGATTTTAAAAAAGAAGAAATAAGTGAATTAATAAGAAATAAATTTCCATACCTTTTAAATTGGCTTAAATCATTTCCTTATTTCATTGAAATGAATGACTACATCTTCGTTCATGGAGGAATTAATGGATCTATGAAAAATTGGAGAGATACTTCTTTAAGGGATTTTGTTTGGTCTTATGAACATGAATTAAAATCAATTCCAAATAAAATAGTAGTTGCAGGGCATCACAGAACAGCATCGATCAGACGACCTTATGAATCCTTTGCGCACTTAATAGATACAAATCCAGAAATGTTTGACATACTTTATGAAAAAGGAAAAATTCTAATCGATGGATTTGTAGAAGTTAGCAAAAAAATAAATGTTTTAATAATTGAATTCTAA